AGAGTTACTAGGTGTAAGGAATGAAGGGGAACTAGCATTTGTGAATGGTCTTTTTGGATGCTAAATATAGCGCTGATTGTTTTTGCAATGTTTAATGCTCATTAAGGCCCCATTATAAATGGTTGGGCATAGTCTTTGGCCACAGGGAGAATCACATTCTTTTGATGCCTATTTGACATGAATAACTGATGTCATTCTAGTTTCCATCACCTTTCTGAGAGAGCAGGGCCTAGGTTTAGTGGAGTAGAACTCGCGTTTCCATAGCAACAGTAGGTCCTTTAAGAATCGAGAGGGACAGGAAGTGCAGTTTGCCTTTCCGGTTTGTGAGCGTGACGTCGACACCCCGGAAGCTGACGCTACGCGGTTGCACATGGCCGCGCCCTGTAAGGATGCCGCTCGTGGTGTTTTGCGGGCTGCCGTACAGCGGCAAGAGCCGGCGCGCGGAGGAGCTCCGTGGGGCGCTAGAGGCCGAGGGCCGCGCGGTGTACGTGGTGGATGACGCGGCGGTGCTGGGCACAGAGGACGCGACCGTGTACGGCGATTCGGCCCGTGAGAAGGCGTTGCGCGGGGCTCTGAGAGCTGCGGTGGAGCGGCGCCTGAGTCGCCACGATGTGGTCATCCTCGACTCCCTTAACTACATCAAGGGATTCCGCTACGAGCTCTACTGCCTCGCGCGGGCTGCGCGCACCCCGCTCTGCTTGGTATATTGCGTACGGCCAGGCGGTCTGAGCGGGGGACCTCGGGTGGCGGGTGCGGCAGACAGCCACCAGAACGCCAGTGTGAGCTGGAGGCCGCAcactgaggaaggagggagacctCTGGCGGCCAGCAGCAGTGTCCTTAGGGAACCCCAAGCAGTGGACTTTGTAGTAAGTGGAAGAACCCAGGCCGACGTAACTAAGGAACTGGAGCAGGAGGAAACCAGGGCGCCAGATCTTCCAGCTCTTGTGACTCCAGAATTCGGTAAATCTGCAAAGCGTGTGTCTAGTGCCTTTTACCCTCCTGAACTTATGGAGGCCCTAACGCAGCGCTTTGAGGCTCCGGACTCTCGGAACCGCTGGGACCGGCCCCTGTTCACCTTGGTGGGCTTCGAGGAGCCTTTGCCCCTGGCAGAGATACGGGCTGCCTTGTTTGAGAACcaggctcccccaccccatcagTCTACACAGTCCCAgccccttgcctctggcaacttTCTGCACCAGTTGGATCAGGTCACAAGCCAGGTGTTGGCGGGACTGATGGAAGCGCAGAAGAGCGCGGTCCCTGGAGacttgcttaagcttcctggaacCACCGAGCACCTGCAGTTTACCCGGCCTTTGACCATGGCAGAACTGAGTCGCCTCCGACGCCAGTTTATTTCCTACACCAAAATGCATCCCAACAATGAGAACCTGCCTCAGCTGGCCAACATGTTTATGCAGTATCTGAGCCAGAGCCTGCACTAACCAGAGGGAGTGTGGGGGGCAAGCCATGGCTCCTCGTGTAACCTCCACTGCTCTCTGGTTTTCTTGATAGAGTAGTCTCAAGGTCTGCAGAGTATTGGTGTGTGATACTAGAGCTGTTGTGACTATTTTACTCGTGctttgctctgtgccaggccttgAGTTTACAGCATAAATTGAGACTAGAAAAAAACGGAGAACTGGCTTGGAGGATCTTGGCAAATTTCTCCAGGGGACAGAGCTCAGGTGGACACAGTTCGTTTAGATTG
The nucleotide sequence above comes from Ursus arctos isolate Adak ecotype North America unplaced genomic scaffold, UrsArc2.0 scaffold_12, whole genome shotgun sequence. Encoded proteins:
- the KTI12 gene encoding protein KTI12 homolog, which encodes MPLVVFCGLPYSGKSRRAEELRGALEAEGRAVYVVDDAAVLGTEDATVYGDSAREKALRGALRAAVERRLSRHDVVILDSLNYIKGFRYELYCLARAARTPLCLVYCVRPGGLSGGPRVAGAADSHQNASVSWRPHTEEGGRPLAASSSVLREPQAVDFVVSGRTQADVTKELEQEETRAPDLPALVTPEFGKSAKRVSSAFYPPELMEALTQRFEAPDSRNRWDRPLFTLVGFEEPLPLAEIRAALFENQAPPPHQSTQSQPLASGNFLHQLDQVTSQVLAGLMEAQKSAVPGDLLKLPGTTEHLQFTRPLTMAELSRLRRQFISYTKMHPNNENLPQLANMFMQYLSQSLH